In Ostrea edulis chromosome 6, xbOstEdul1.1, whole genome shotgun sequence, a single window of DNA contains:
- the LOC125647885 gene encoding uncharacterized protein LOC125647885 isoform X2: MRYIKKPWTLCKDIAVLITSCSLLIRILSIGYLIGGFVMRFHEPLLKSGSIRLLNSVQIGSLPLGSFINALALSLIPAIIVNTVSTTVIFYGICRRNKGYLIASAVINLLMVVYNIIVISLLSWLLKEVHSYMYESLRQLYNREKSSFDSEMECCGFDIPDLSCTYSYDTSCSGYITETINTYGSAFIAVLVTNVIVSIIMIIGTEYLHRLQLALEKLEEPDLKNVLKEDEMHKLQNGICTNMCSFLRVHCSRNKLSAWFGCLMVLAMILDGGIILSIVFIRYNHYDITLTTDLYAISREYNINMGYMKDALLIAVICILVWSLIAKSMCFVGIYANRKSLFIIFMVSEIVLLTIQSVILIFASYLLRTLYCCFWNTIESCQFSYGNTTPIPICTTNWTNAARFIWISTGIIMFHIIYKVFMICLADRVYKQSVYTPVSAIPEKSQEKYGFFYNVYISIKRHPLTATLIGLSILITVVDLINVCGLLVIRYGYSSFTLLRKILDGITLGSLNMAANRDNSILMTLVGLSFSFFLQIGKFISLGLQKPKVTLLILWKEVLVIILLIATLGLISVQMKLVDCCRDVSENCLFNYGTNPLINFPYSNRNTSDLLCNGNNPNVLDAVRIQTFLMLGFTIVLILLQFACTSIGYVYFKRSQDGHLGVFKGVIELFKSMWFTIINNRFINEKKMPNYRKLFGIVCVLAGFGSVMEMAFTVSIYAYYFTEGDSSPLLQFLSWFSHYRYNMESLYKGVSYTLLVIIPLALGIRIIGIWWFLVKRTIVSFFTISAFTFCWTLGEVVVLRYASYILDMLCLEYSERIYIQSGVIIGYLVPHIILNITAMIILDAIYPHLKQDGDVRRFSMRLLLGLLQIIKKHSIASKIYIGIQTFSLILNATFWIGLILMGLIPGHIHMSNLMDALSGSHVSFITGNMKAIVLGTLYGLIGVIPLYSAVQSVGIFGVIKQKSRVLKLCQAMLVLSVLVDLVFLFLASLIQHFGYCACLDGSDCGEYKYSKTPQVCENTSLYFNSSGVLVAYMVTTIVLHIAGLLFTIKISRGLTTRIDVIDDKENLKENMEMVGSQ, translated from the exons ATTTTATCCATTGGTTATTTAATTGGTGGATTTGTCATGAGATTCCACGAACCACTACTTAAATCAGGCAGTATTCGTCTGCTGAACTCAGTGCAGATAGGGTCTCTGCCCCTAGGATCCTTTATCAACGCCCTTGCCTTGTCTCTGATTCCCGCCATTATTGTGAACACTGTCAGTACAACGGTTATATTCTATGGAATTTGTCGGAGAAATAAAGGATATCTAATCGCA AGTGCTGTCATAAACTTGCTGATGGTTGTGTATAATATCATTGTTATCAGCTTACTATCCTGGTTGCTGAAAGAG GTTCATTCCTACATGTATGAATCATTACGGCAGTTATACAATCGCGAGAAATCATCTTTTGATTCAGAG ATGGAGTGTTGTGGATTTGATATTCCGGATCTGTCCTGTACCTACTCGTATGATACTTCTTGTTCTGGTTACATCACGGAGACCATCAACACCTATGGGAGTGCTTTCATCGCAGTTCTTGTTACCAATGTCATAGTGTCT ataataatgataattggAACAGAATACCTACATAGATTACAATTAGCTTTGGAAAAATTAGAGGAACCCGATCTAAAGAATGTtttgaaagaagacgaaatgCACAAACTACAAAATGGAATCTGCACCAATATGTGTTCCTTTCTCAGGGTACATTGTTCAAG AAACAAGTTATCTGCATGGTTTGGGTGTCTCATGGTTTTGGCAATG ATATTAGATGGTGGGATAATACTTTCCATCGTATTTATCAGATACAACCACTATGACATAACATTGACGACAGATTTGTATGCAATAAGCAGAGAATATAACATCAATATGGGGTATATGAAGGACGCATTGTTGATAGCAGTCATTTGTATCCTTGTCTGGTCTCTCATAGCCAAATCCATGTGCTTTGTTGGAATATATGCCAACAGAAAAAGTCTTTTCATAATA TTTATGGTTTCTGAGATTGTGTTGCTGACAATACAAAGTGTCATTTTGATTTTTGCATCATATCTCCTTCGAACT ttGTATTGCTGTTTTTGGAACACCATTGAGAGCTGTCAATTTTCCTACGGAAACACAACTCCCATACCA ATATGCACCACAAATTGGACCAATGCCGCACGATTTATATGGATTTCAACTGGAATTATCATGTTTCATATCATTTACAAG GTATTTATGATATGCTTGGCGGATCGTGTCTACAAGCAGTCTGTATACACACCTGTGTCTGCAATTCCGGAGAAATCACAGGAGAAATATGGCTTCTTCTACAATGTTTATATCTCCATAAAAAG ACATCCCTTGACTGCTACCTTGATAGGCCTTTCCATTCTTATAACT GTTGTGGATTTAATTAATGTCTGTGGACTTCTTGTGATACGTTATGGATACTCTTCATTCACACTACTGAGAAAGATTTTAGATGGGATTACCTTGGGATCTCTGAACATGGCAGCTAACCGGGACAACAGCATTCTGATGACTCTAGTTGGACttagtttttctttctttttacaAATTGGAAAATTCATTTCTCTTGGATTGCAAAAGCCAAAGGTTACATTGCTg ATTTTATGGAAAGAGGTATTGGTGATTATTTTACTGATTGCCACACTTGGATTGATTTCGGTGCAGATGAAACTT GTTGACTGTTGCAGAGATGTCAGTGAAAATTGTCTTTTTAACTATGGTACAAATCCATTgatcaactttccatattctAATCGAAACACCAGTGATCTA CTTTGTAATGGCAATAATCCTAATGTTCTGGATGCTGTCAGAATTCAGACGTTTTTGATGTTGGGCTTTACAATAGTCTTGATCCTGTTACAG TTTGCCTGCACCTCTATAGGCTACGTTTACTTTAAACGATCACAGGATGGACACCTAGGTGTTTTCAAAGGTGTGATTGAGCTTTTCAAGAGTATGTGGTTTACAATAATAAACAACAG GtttataaatgaaaagaaaatgccAAACTACaggaaattatttggaattgtaTGTGTGCTGGCGGGATTTGGTTCG GTCATGGAGATGGCGTTTACTGTGTCAATATATGCCTACTACTTCACCGAAGGCGATTCAAGTCCATTGTTGCAATTCCTCTCCTGGTTTTCACACTATCGTTACAACATGGAATCCCTATACAAAGGAGTGTCATACACACTCTTGGTCATCATTCCATTGGCTCTCGGAATCCGTATCATTGGCATATGGTGGTTCCTTGTTAAAAGAACAATAGTTTCTTTTTTCACA atTTCAGCATTTACATTTTGTTGGACTCTTGGAGAAGTCGTTGTGTTGAGATATGCTTCTTACATTCTGGATATG CTCTGTTTGGAATACAGTGAAAGGATCTATATTCAATCAGGAGTCATCATTGGATACCTTGTGCCTCATATCATTTTGAAC ATAACTGCGATGATTATCTTGGATGCCATTTATCCCCATCTAAAGCAAGACGGAGATGTTCGCAGGTTTTCAATGAGATTGTTGCTAGGTCTACTTCAAATTAT AAAGAAGCACAGCATCGCGTCGAAAATATACATCGGAATACAGACATTCTCATTG ATTCTGAACGCCACCTTTTGGATAGGACTGATATTGATGGGATTAATTCCCGGACATATCCACATGTCTAATCTGATGGATGCCTTGTCTGGTAGTCATGTCTCCTTTATCACTGGTAACATGAAAGCCATTGTGCTGGGAACTTTATATGGTTTGATAGGAGTCATCCCTCTTTATTCAGCAGTCCAGTCAGTAGGAATTTTTGGTGTAATCAAACAGAAATCCAGAGTTCTAAAGCTG TGCCAGGCAATGTTAGTGCTATCTGTACTGGTGGACTTGGTTTTCCTGTTTCTGGCGTCCTTGATCCAACACTTT GGTTATTGCGCTTGTTTAGACGGATCAGATTGCGGCGAGTATAAGTATAGTAAAACTCCACAg GTCTGTGAAAACACATCATTGTACTTTAATTCGTCAGGAGTGCTAGTAGCATACATGGTTACCACCATCGTTTTACAC ATAGCAGGTTTACTTTTTACCATCAAGATATCTAGAGGACTAACCACCAGGATTGACGTTATTGATGATAAAGAAAATCTTAAAGAAAATATGGAAATGGTAGGAAGCCAGTAG
- the LOC125647885 gene encoding uncharacterized protein LOC125647885 isoform X1 yields MRYIKKPWTLCKDIAVLITSCSLLIRILSIGYLIGGFVMRFHEPLLKSGSIRLLNSVQIGSLPLGSFINALALSLIPAIIVNTVSTTVIFYGICRRNKGYLIASAVINLLMVVYNIIVISLLSWLLKEVHSYMYESLRQLYNREKSSFDSEMECCGFDIPDLSCTYSYDTSCSGYITETINTYGSAFIAVLVTNVIVSIIMIIGTEYLHRLQLALEKLEEPDLKNVLKEDEMHKLQNGICTNMCSFLRVHCSRNKLSAWFGCLMVLAMILDGGIILSIVFIRYNHYDITLTTDLYAISREYNINMGYMKDALLIAVICILVWSLIAKSMCFVGIYANRKSLFIIFMVSEIVLLTIQSVILIFASYLLRTLYCCFWNTIESCQFSYGNTTPIPICTTNWTNAARFIWISTGIIMFHIIYKVFMICLADRVYKQSVYTPVSAIPEKSQEKYGFFYNVYISIKRHPLTATLIGLSILITVVDLINVCGLLVIRYGYSSFTLLRKILDGITLGSLNMAANRDNSILMTLVGLSFSFFLQIGKFISLGLQKPKVTLLILWKEVLVIILLIATLGLISVQMKLVDCCRDVSENCLFNYGTNPLINFPYSNRNTSDLLCNGNNPNVLDAVRIQTFLMLGFTIVLILLQFACTSIGYVYFKRSQDGHLGVFKGVIELFKSMWFTIINNRFINEKKMPNYRKLFGIVCVLAGFGSVMEMAFTVSIYAYYFTEGDSSPLLQFLSWFSHYRYNMESLYKGVSYTLLVIIPLALGIRIIGIWWFLVKRTIVSFFTISAFTFCWTLGEVVVLRYASYILDMAYNCLDSDYSFNKHTYGIPSRSSLCLEYSERIYIQSGVIIGYLVPHIILNITAMIILDAIYPHLKQDGDVRRFSMRLLLGLLQIIKKHSIASKIYIGIQTFSLILNATFWIGLILMGLIPGHIHMSNLMDALSGSHVSFITGNMKAIVLGTLYGLIGVIPLYSAVQSVGIFGVIKQKSRVLKLCQAMLVLSVLVDLVFLFLASLIQHFGYCACLDGSDCGEYKYSKTPQVCENTSLYFNSSGVLVAYMVTTIVLHIAGLLFTIKISRGLTTRIDVIDDKENLKENMEMVGSQ; encoded by the exons ATTTTATCCATTGGTTATTTAATTGGTGGATTTGTCATGAGATTCCACGAACCACTACTTAAATCAGGCAGTATTCGTCTGCTGAACTCAGTGCAGATAGGGTCTCTGCCCCTAGGATCCTTTATCAACGCCCTTGCCTTGTCTCTGATTCCCGCCATTATTGTGAACACTGTCAGTACAACGGTTATATTCTATGGAATTTGTCGGAGAAATAAAGGATATCTAATCGCA AGTGCTGTCATAAACTTGCTGATGGTTGTGTATAATATCATTGTTATCAGCTTACTATCCTGGTTGCTGAAAGAG GTTCATTCCTACATGTATGAATCATTACGGCAGTTATACAATCGCGAGAAATCATCTTTTGATTCAGAG ATGGAGTGTTGTGGATTTGATATTCCGGATCTGTCCTGTACCTACTCGTATGATACTTCTTGTTCTGGTTACATCACGGAGACCATCAACACCTATGGGAGTGCTTTCATCGCAGTTCTTGTTACCAATGTCATAGTGTCT ataataatgataattggAACAGAATACCTACATAGATTACAATTAGCTTTGGAAAAATTAGAGGAACCCGATCTAAAGAATGTtttgaaagaagacgaaatgCACAAACTACAAAATGGAATCTGCACCAATATGTGTTCCTTTCTCAGGGTACATTGTTCAAG AAACAAGTTATCTGCATGGTTTGGGTGTCTCATGGTTTTGGCAATG ATATTAGATGGTGGGATAATACTTTCCATCGTATTTATCAGATACAACCACTATGACATAACATTGACGACAGATTTGTATGCAATAAGCAGAGAATATAACATCAATATGGGGTATATGAAGGACGCATTGTTGATAGCAGTCATTTGTATCCTTGTCTGGTCTCTCATAGCCAAATCCATGTGCTTTGTTGGAATATATGCCAACAGAAAAAGTCTTTTCATAATA TTTATGGTTTCTGAGATTGTGTTGCTGACAATACAAAGTGTCATTTTGATTTTTGCATCATATCTCCTTCGAACT ttGTATTGCTGTTTTTGGAACACCATTGAGAGCTGTCAATTTTCCTACGGAAACACAACTCCCATACCA ATATGCACCACAAATTGGACCAATGCCGCACGATTTATATGGATTTCAACTGGAATTATCATGTTTCATATCATTTACAAG GTATTTATGATATGCTTGGCGGATCGTGTCTACAAGCAGTCTGTATACACACCTGTGTCTGCAATTCCGGAGAAATCACAGGAGAAATATGGCTTCTTCTACAATGTTTATATCTCCATAAAAAG ACATCCCTTGACTGCTACCTTGATAGGCCTTTCCATTCTTATAACT GTTGTGGATTTAATTAATGTCTGTGGACTTCTTGTGATACGTTATGGATACTCTTCATTCACACTACTGAGAAAGATTTTAGATGGGATTACCTTGGGATCTCTGAACATGGCAGCTAACCGGGACAACAGCATTCTGATGACTCTAGTTGGACttagtttttctttctttttacaAATTGGAAAATTCATTTCTCTTGGATTGCAAAAGCCAAAGGTTACATTGCTg ATTTTATGGAAAGAGGTATTGGTGATTATTTTACTGATTGCCACACTTGGATTGATTTCGGTGCAGATGAAACTT GTTGACTGTTGCAGAGATGTCAGTGAAAATTGTCTTTTTAACTATGGTACAAATCCATTgatcaactttccatattctAATCGAAACACCAGTGATCTA CTTTGTAATGGCAATAATCCTAATGTTCTGGATGCTGTCAGAATTCAGACGTTTTTGATGTTGGGCTTTACAATAGTCTTGATCCTGTTACAG TTTGCCTGCACCTCTATAGGCTACGTTTACTTTAAACGATCACAGGATGGACACCTAGGTGTTTTCAAAGGTGTGATTGAGCTTTTCAAGAGTATGTGGTTTACAATAATAAACAACAG GtttataaatgaaaagaaaatgccAAACTACaggaaattatttggaattgtaTGTGTGCTGGCGGGATTTGGTTCG GTCATGGAGATGGCGTTTACTGTGTCAATATATGCCTACTACTTCACCGAAGGCGATTCAAGTCCATTGTTGCAATTCCTCTCCTGGTTTTCACACTATCGTTACAACATGGAATCCCTATACAAAGGAGTGTCATACACACTCTTGGTCATCATTCCATTGGCTCTCGGAATCCGTATCATTGGCATATGGTGGTTCCTTGTTAAAAGAACAATAGTTTCTTTTTTCACA atTTCAGCATTTACATTTTGTTGGACTCTTGGAGAAGTCGTTGTGTTGAGATATGCTTCTTACATTCTGGATATG GCATACAATTGTCTCGACTCTGACTACTCCTTCAACAAGCACACATATGGTATTCCTTCTCGAAGTTCA CTCTGTTTGGAATACAGTGAAAGGATCTATATTCAATCAGGAGTCATCATTGGATACCTTGTGCCTCATATCATTTTGAAC ATAACTGCGATGATTATCTTGGATGCCATTTATCCCCATCTAAAGCAAGACGGAGATGTTCGCAGGTTTTCAATGAGATTGTTGCTAGGTCTACTTCAAATTAT AAAGAAGCACAGCATCGCGTCGAAAATATACATCGGAATACAGACATTCTCATTG ATTCTGAACGCCACCTTTTGGATAGGACTGATATTGATGGGATTAATTCCCGGACATATCCACATGTCTAATCTGATGGATGCCTTGTCTGGTAGTCATGTCTCCTTTATCACTGGTAACATGAAAGCCATTGTGCTGGGAACTTTATATGGTTTGATAGGAGTCATCCCTCTTTATTCAGCAGTCCAGTCAGTAGGAATTTTTGGTGTAATCAAACAGAAATCCAGAGTTCTAAAGCTG TGCCAGGCAATGTTAGTGCTATCTGTACTGGTGGACTTGGTTTTCCTGTTTCTGGCGTCCTTGATCCAACACTTT GGTTATTGCGCTTGTTTAGACGGATCAGATTGCGGCGAGTATAAGTATAGTAAAACTCCACAg GTCTGTGAAAACACATCATTGTACTTTAATTCGTCAGGAGTGCTAGTAGCATACATGGTTACCACCATCGTTTTACAC ATAGCAGGTTTACTTTTTACCATCAAGATATCTAGAGGACTAACCACCAGGATTGACGTTATTGATGATAAAGAAAATCTTAAAGAAAATATGGAAATGGTAGGAAGCCAGTAG